In a genomic window of Nodosilinea sp. E11:
- the glmS gene encoding glutamine--fructose-6-phosphate transaminase (isomerizing) → MCGIVGYIGTRPAADILMDGLRKLEYRGYDSAGLATVYEDDLHCVRAKGKLQNLQDKLDGQDNPARLGIGHTRWATHGKPEEYNAHPHRDATGRLAVVQNGIIENYRELRETLKAQGVQFASDTDTEVVPHLIAVYLGQVSEATAQGRSRLLEATRLAAQDLQGAFALAIVSADFPDELVVVRQQAPLVIGFGQGEFFCASDTPAIVPYTRAVLPMENGELASLTPLGVEVYNFAGDRQRKHPITLNWNPIMVEKQGFKHFMLKEIYEQPGVVRTALETYINSAWTTDSTSTPLSPMSLGLPDELLTGLEHLQIVACGTSWHAALVGKYLIEELANLPVMVQYASEFRYSPTPLIPHTLTVGVTQSGETADTLAALEMEQTRRAAHPDPRFAPRMLGITNRPESSLSRLVPHIIDTHAGIEIGVAATKTFTAQVMAFYFLAIDLAYRRQTLTGDRIEAILNGLHQLPAYIEQVLESQERYIEELAHEFNETQDFIFLGRGINFPIALEGALKLKEISYIHAEGYPAGEMKHGPIALLDAKVPVVAIAMPGSVYDKVLSNAQEAKARDAQLIGVVPMNDADAADTFDRLLPVPVVDELLSPIVAVIPLQLLAYHIAARRGLDVDQPRNLAKSVTVE, encoded by the coding sequence ATGTGTGGCATTGTGGGATATATCGGCACCCGGCCCGCCGCCGACATCTTAATGGATGGCCTGCGTAAGCTCGAATATCGCGGCTATGACTCGGCTGGCCTGGCCACCGTGTACGAAGACGACCTGCACTGTGTGCGGGCCAAGGGCAAACTGCAAAACCTGCAAGACAAGCTCGACGGCCAAGACAACCCCGCCCGTCTGGGCATTGGCCACACCCGCTGGGCCACCCACGGCAAACCCGAAGAGTACAACGCCCACCCCCACCGCGATGCCACCGGTCGCCTGGCCGTGGTGCAAAACGGCATCATCGAGAACTACCGCGAGCTGCGCGAAACCCTCAAAGCCCAGGGCGTACAGTTTGCCTCCGACACCGACACCGAAGTGGTGCCCCACTTAATTGCTGTCTACCTGGGGCAGGTGAGTGAAGCGACTGCCCAGGGGCGATCGCGCCTGCTAGAGGCCACCCGTCTGGCCGCCCAAGACCTGCAAGGGGCCTTTGCCCTCGCCATTGTCTCCGCCGATTTTCCTGACGAGTTGGTGGTGGTGCGCCAGCAGGCCCCGCTGGTGATTGGTTTTGGCCAGGGCGAGTTTTTCTGCGCCAGCGACACTCCGGCGATCGTGCCCTACACCCGCGCCGTGCTGCCGATGGAAAATGGCGAACTGGCCAGCCTGACGCCCCTGGGGGTAGAGGTGTACAACTTTGCGGGCGATCGCCAGCGCAAGCACCCGATCACCCTCAACTGGAACCCGATCATGGTGGAGAAGCAGGGGTTCAAGCACTTCATGCTCAAGGAGATCTACGAGCAGCCCGGTGTGGTGCGTACCGCCCTCGAAACCTACATCAACAGCGCCTGGACGACGGACAGCACCAGCACTCCCCTCTCCCCCATGAGCCTGGGCCTGCCCGACGAGTTGCTCACTGGCCTAGAGCACCTGCAAATTGTCGCCTGCGGCACTAGCTGGCACGCCGCCCTGGTGGGCAAATACCTGATCGAAGAGTTGGCCAACCTGCCGGTGATGGTGCAGTACGCCTCCGAGTTTCGCTACTCGCCCACGCCGCTGATTCCTCACACCCTGACTGTAGGCGTTACCCAGTCGGGCGAAACCGCCGACACCCTGGCCGCTTTGGAGATGGAGCAGACCCGACGGGCGGCCCACCCCGACCCCCGCTTTGCTCCCCGCATGCTAGGCATCACCAACCGGCCCGAAAGCTCACTGTCGCGGCTAGTGCCCCACATCATCGACACCCACGCGGGCATTGAGATCGGCGTGGCGGCGACCAAGACCTTCACCGCCCAGGTGATGGCCTTTTACTTCTTGGCGATCGATCTGGCCTATCGTCGCCAGACCCTAACGGGCGATCGCATTGAGGCGATCCTCAACGGGCTGCACCAGTTGCCCGCTTACATCGAGCAGGTGCTCGAAAGCCAGGAGCGCTACATCGAAGAACTCGCCCACGAGTTTAATGAAACCCAGGACTTTATCTTTTTGGGCCGGGGCATCAACTTCCCCATTGCCCTCGAAGGGGCGCTAAAGCTCAAGGAGATCAGCTACATTCACGCTGAGGGTTACCCCGCTGGCGAAATGAAGCACGGGCCGATCGCCTTGCTCGATGCCAAGGTGCCGGTGGTGGCGATCGCCATGCCCGGCAGCGTCTACGACAAGGTGCTCTCTAATGCCCAGGAGGCCAAGGCCCGTGACGCCCAGCTGATCGGCGTGGTACCGATGAACGATGCCGATGCTGCCGACACCTTCGATCGGCTGCTGCCGGTGCCCGTCGTGGACGAGCTGCTGTCGCCGATTGTGGCGGTGATACCGCTGCAACTGCTGGCCTACCACATCGCGGCGCGGCGCGGTCTAGACGTTGACCAGCCCCGCAACCTGGCCAAGAGTGTGACAGTAGAATAG
- a CDS encoding EAL domain-containing protein: MDEQSILDSTKPSGKLSLIPYMFLAAANSAERSIDEVVLDALGAIRQYLGMEVAFVSEFAEGRRWFRYVDSGLETSIINVGDSNPLEESYCQRVVDGRLPELIQDATTVPAALELAVTTDLPVGAHLSVPIRLDNGQVYGTFCCFSTRPDLSLGDRDLAIMHLFAEFASRQIARDLTANVDRREMIERVTAMLEAELFSVVYQPIVDLEKNRIIGFEALTRFWDQPIRSPDTWFAEAAQVGFGEQMEIAAIAKALVALDRIPEAIYISLNVSPETILNGAIHRALENVPLRRLVLEVTEHVAIPDYSQFDECLASLRDRGIRLAVDDAGAGYASFLHILQLNPDIIKLDISLIRHIDTDPTRRALTAALVGFARETGSSIVAEGVETQAELNVLQQLRVNKAQGYLLGNPLPLDEAAGLF; the protein is encoded by the coding sequence ATGGACGAACAATCGATTTTGGATTCGACGAAGCCCTCTGGTAAGCTCTCGCTGATACCCTACATGTTTTTGGCAGCCGCCAATTCAGCAGAGCGGTCGATTGATGAAGTTGTTTTAGATGCTCTGGGTGCCATTCGCCAGTACCTAGGCATGGAGGTGGCCTTTGTCTCTGAGTTTGCGGAGGGCCGACGCTGGTTTCGCTATGTGGATTCGGGGCTGGAGACCTCAATTATCAATGTGGGCGACTCAAACCCGCTGGAGGAGAGCTATTGCCAGCGCGTGGTCGATGGTCGGCTGCCCGAGCTGATTCAAGATGCCACCACCGTTCCAGCGGCGTTAGAGCTGGCGGTCACCACCGATCTGCCGGTAGGGGCTCATCTCAGCGTGCCTATTCGCCTTGACAATGGCCAGGTCTACGGCACCTTCTGCTGCTTTAGTACCCGGCCAGACCTGAGTTTGGGCGATCGCGACCTGGCCATTATGCACCTGTTTGCTGAGTTTGCCTCCCGCCAAATTGCCCGCGACCTCACGGCCAACGTAGACCGGCGAGAAATGATCGAGCGGGTCACGGCCATGCTAGAGGCAGAGTTGTTTTCTGTGGTCTATCAGCCCATCGTTGACCTAGAGAAAAACAGAATCATTGGCTTTGAGGCGCTGACCCGGTTTTGGGATCAGCCCATTCGCAGCCCAGATACCTGGTTTGCCGAGGCCGCTCAGGTCGGCTTTGGCGAACAGATGGAGATCGCGGCGATCGCCAAAGCCCTGGTGGCCCTCGATCGCATCCCCGAAGCGATCTACATTTCACTCAACGTATCGCCTGAAACTATTCTCAATGGTGCGATTCATCGGGCGCTGGAAAATGTGCCGCTCCGTCGGCTGGTGCTCGAAGTGACCGAGCACGTGGCGATTCCTGACTATTCACAGTTTGATGAATGCTTGGCTTCCCTGCGCGATCGCGGCATTCGCCTGGCAGTTGACGATGCTGGGGCAGGCTACGCCAGTTTTCTGCATATTCTTCAGCTCAACCCCGACATCATTAAGCTCGACATTAGCCTGATTCGCCATATCGATACTGACCCTACTCGGCGGGCGCTAACGGCGGCCCTGGTGGGCTTTGCCCGCGAAACCGGCAGCAGTATTGTCGCTGAGGGGGTAGAAACCCAGGCCGAGTTAAACGTCCTGCAACAGCTTCGGGTCAACAAAGCTCAGGGCTATCTGCTGGGCAACCCGCTACCCCTTGACGAAGCCGCTGGGCTGTTTTAG
- the ligA gene encoding NAD-dependent DNA ligase LigA, translating into MNQAADDTTAARVQSLRAQLQAASYAYYVLDAPDLPDEVYDRLYRELQDLEAAHPELITPDSPTQRVGEKPAAQFTSVRHNIPLYSLENAFDLAEFRAWEDRWRRQAPEVGKVEYVAELKIDGNALALTYENGVLVRGVTRGDGVSGEDITPNVRTIRSIPLRLAIDNPPPVAEVRGEAFLPLDVFEQINAERAGRGEALFANPRNAAAGTLRQLDSRIVAARRLDFFAYTVYSSEFDLAQMPSAPDQITSQWQALEFLKTLGFRVNPNRQLCQSETDVQTYFNEWDTKRTRLQYLTDGVVVKLNDFALQQRLGFTQKFPRWAVALKYPAEEVPTVLETVSFQVGRTGAVTPVAELRPVPLAGTTVARATLHNADRLAELDIHQGDTIIVRKAGEIIPEVVRVLRELRPENAIKVTMPTHCPQCRSALVRPDDGAVTRCINSSCPAIVQGAIIHWARRDALDIEGLGEKWVKQLVEQGLVQSVADLYGLTVENLLPLDRMGQKSAQNLVNAIAASTARPWASVLYALGIRHVGTVNAKTLAQRFPTVEALAAASPDEIESVHTIGPEIAQAVAQWFAVPANQTLIDRLRQAGLQLAASPADQTQAAAGLLVGKTFVLTGTLPTLTRPEASAIIEAAGGKVTSSVSKATDYLVAGEKAGSKLAKAEGLGIAILSEADLLALVAVV; encoded by the coding sequence ATGAACCAGGCCGCAGACGACACCACCGCCGCCAGAGTGCAGTCCCTCAGGGCGCAGCTCCAGGCTGCCAGCTACGCCTACTACGTACTCGATGCCCCCGACCTGCCCGACGAAGTCTACGATCGCCTCTACCGCGAGCTGCAAGACCTCGAAGCCGCTCACCCCGAGCTGATTACCCCTGACAGCCCCACCCAGCGCGTCGGCGAAAAGCCCGCCGCCCAGTTCACCTCCGTTCGCCACAACATCCCCCTCTACAGCCTAGAGAATGCCTTTGACCTAGCCGAATTTCGGGCCTGGGAAGACCGCTGGCGCAGGCAGGCCCCCGAGGTCGGCAAGGTCGAGTACGTCGCCGAACTCAAAATCGACGGCAACGCCCTGGCCCTCACCTACGAAAACGGGGTACTGGTGCGCGGCGTCACCCGAGGCGACGGTGTCTCTGGCGAAGACATCACCCCCAACGTGCGCACCATTCGCTCTATCCCCCTACGGTTGGCTATTGACAACCCGCCCCCGGTGGCTGAAGTGCGCGGCGAAGCTTTTTTGCCGCTGGATGTGTTTGAGCAGATCAATGCTGAACGTGCCGGGCGCGGTGAAGCCCTGTTTGCCAACCCCCGCAACGCCGCTGCCGGTACCCTGCGCCAGCTCGACTCTCGCATTGTTGCCGCCCGCAGGCTCGATTTTTTTGCTTACACGGTTTATTCAAGTGAGTTTGATCTGGCGCAGATGCCCTCTGCGCCAGATCAAATTACAAGCCAATGGCAGGCCCTCGAATTCCTCAAGACCCTCGGTTTTCGCGTTAACCCCAACCGTCAGCTCTGCCAGTCAGAAACCGATGTGCAGACCTACTTCAACGAGTGGGATACTAAGCGCACCCGGCTCCAGTACCTGACTGATGGCGTGGTGGTCAAGCTCAACGACTTTGCCCTTCAGCAGCGGCTGGGTTTCACCCAAAAGTTTCCCCGCTGGGCCGTGGCGCTGAAGTACCCCGCCGAGGAAGTGCCCACTGTGCTTGAAACCGTCAGCTTTCAGGTAGGCCGTACCGGAGCCGTCACCCCCGTGGCCGAGTTGCGCCCGGTACCGCTGGCGGGCACCACCGTCGCCCGTGCCACCCTGCACAACGCCGATCGCTTGGCCGAGCTGGATATTCACCAGGGTGACACCATCATCGTGCGCAAGGCTGGGGAGATCATCCCTGAAGTGGTGCGGGTGTTGAGGGAACTGCGACCTGAGAACGCAATCAAAGTCACCATGCCCACCCACTGCCCCCAGTGCCGCAGCGCCCTGGTCAGACCCGACGATGGCGCAGTCACCCGCTGCATCAATAGCTCCTGTCCGGCGATCGTGCAGGGGGCGATCATTCACTGGGCCAGGCGCGATGCCCTCGACATTGAGGGCCTGGGCGAAAAGTGGGTAAAGCAGCTGGTGGAGCAGGGGCTGGTGCAGTCGGTGGCCGACCTCTATGGGCTGACGGTGGAGAACCTGCTGCCACTCGATCGCATGGGGCAGAAGTCGGCGCAGAATTTGGTGAATGCGATCGCCGCCTCCACTGCCCGCCCCTGGGCCTCGGTGCTCTACGCGCTCGGCATTCGCCACGTGGGTACTGTCAACGCCAAGACCCTAGCCCAGCGCTTTCCTACAGTAGAGGCTCTGGCCGCTGCCAGCCCCGACGAGATTGAATCCGTCCACACGATTGGCCCTGAGATTGCCCAGGCCGTGGCCCAGTGGTTTGCCGTACCCGCCAACCAAACGCTGATCGATCGCCTGCGGCAAGCGGGCCTGCAACTTGCCGCCAGCCCTGCCGACCAGACCCAAGCCGCCGCTGGTCTCCTGGTGGGTAAAACCTTTGTGCTCACCGGTACCTTGCCCACCCTTACTCGCCCTGAGGCCAGTGCCATCATTGAGGCGGCGGGCGGCAAAGTGACTAGCAGCGTCAGCAAAGCCACGGACTATCTGGTCGCTGGCGAAAAAGCGGGATCCAAGCTTGCCAAGGCTGAGGGGCTGGGCATTGCCATTCTCAGCGAGGCCGATCTGCTGGCCCTGGTGGCAGTGGTCTAG